A genomic window from Cutibacterium acnes includes:
- a CDS encoding PTS fructose transporter subunit IIC produces the protein MKKYVGITACPTGIAHTYMAAEKLEETAKETGNQIKVETQGSIGVENELTADDIREADAVVVAADTEVDLSRFDGKRVLVTGVQDGISRPAELLEQALTAPTRGGAGAAEPSDEPAAETGTTSASKDGKESVGHTLYTALMAGVSHMIPFVVCGGIMIALALGIGGKPTAGGVAVPEDSFWQTILQVGTLAFSLMIPILAGFIAQAIADRPGLVVGMVSGFIANSGAQFPYLTTTGPGGTKTGLNTGFIGAIVIGFIAGYVAKWMRKIPWHEYVKPIVPILIVPIFGTAIVSLLYVYVLGRPLAALFNGLTHFLASMTTSSITVLAIIIGLMVSFDMGGPVNKVAFLFAGGMIAVDQGKVMGLAAAAIPVAPLGMGLATLIDRRLFTKQERDAGIAALFMGLFGITEGAIPFAAADPARVIPSNMVGGAVAAVLAGMFGVHDVVMHGGPIVGVLGACKPLLGFFTAILIGALVTAFMSLALKRITARKKDRAVTA, from the coding sequence ATGAAGAAATACGTCGGAATCACAGCATGTCCGACCGGTATTGCCCACACCTACATGGCTGCCGAGAAGCTGGAGGAAACCGCCAAGGAGACCGGTAACCAGATCAAGGTTGAGACCCAGGGATCGATTGGTGTTGAGAATGAGCTCACAGCTGATGACATTCGCGAGGCTGATGCTGTGGTTGTTGCCGCCGACACTGAGGTCGATCTGTCCCGCTTCGACGGCAAGCGGGTCCTGGTAACCGGCGTTCAGGACGGTATTTCACGCCCAGCCGAGCTTTTGGAACAGGCCTTAACCGCTCCGACCCGTGGGGGCGCTGGGGCTGCCGAACCTTCCGACGAGCCAGCCGCCGAAACGGGAACTACCTCGGCCAGTAAGGATGGCAAGGAGTCCGTTGGTCACACCTTGTACACCGCCCTCATGGCTGGCGTGTCCCACATGATCCCGTTTGTGGTCTGCGGCGGCATCATGATTGCTCTGGCTTTGGGCATCGGTGGTAAACCCACTGCTGGTGGCGTCGCCGTTCCTGAGGACAGTTTCTGGCAGACTATCCTGCAAGTTGGCACGTTGGCCTTCTCCCTCATGATCCCGATACTCGCCGGTTTCATCGCCCAGGCCATTGCTGACCGTCCTGGTCTTGTCGTCGGTATGGTCTCCGGTTTCATCGCCAATAGCGGCGCACAGTTTCCCTACCTGACAACAACAGGCCCCGGTGGCACAAAGACCGGCCTCAATACCGGATTTATCGGTGCCATCGTTATCGGCTTCATCGCTGGCTACGTCGCCAAGTGGATGAGGAAGATCCCGTGGCACGAGTACGTCAAGCCGATCGTGCCGATCCTGATCGTCCCGATTTTCGGCACTGCGATCGTCTCGCTGCTGTACGTCTATGTGCTCGGCCGTCCGCTAGCTGCCCTGTTTAACGGGTTAACCCACTTCCTGGCCAGCATGACAACGTCGTCGATAACCGTCCTCGCTATCATCATTGGCCTCATGGTCAGCTTCGATATGGGCGGTCCAGTCAATAAGGTCGCCTTCCTCTTCGCCGGGGGCATGATTGCCGTTGATCAGGGCAAGGTCATGGGACTGGCCGCGGCTGCCATCCCGGTTGCCCCGCTCGGCATGGGCCTGGCCACTCTCATCGATCGTCGTCTGTTCACCAAGCAAGAGCGTGACGCCGGTATTGCTGCCCTCTTTATGGGCTTGTTTGGCATCACCGAAGGTGCGATCCCCTTTGCCGCGGCTGACCCAGCCCGCGTGATCCCGTCGAACATGGTGGGTGGAGCCGTTGCCGCTGTGCTGGCTGGCATGTTTGGCGTTCATGACGTCGTCATGCATGGCGGTCCGATTGTCGGTGTTCTCGGAGCGTGCAAGCCTCTGCTTGGGTTCTTTACGGCGATCCTCATTGGCGCTTTGGTGACGGCTTTCATGTCCCTGGCCCTCAAGAGAATTACCGCCCGCAAGAAGGATCGCGCTGTCACCGCGTGA
- a CDS encoding PTS sugar transporter subunit IIA — translation MATIADLLDERSIDLSLSSGDKDDAIERMVDLVDASGALLDRDVLIKAVRAREEAGTTGLGDGIAIPHGKCDGVDRPALAFARSDEGVRWGAPDGSLASLVFLIAVPEAAAGNEHLRILASLARSLVKADFRNQLLAASTPQEVREVLAGISA, via the coding sequence ATGGCTACCATCGCAGATCTGCTTGACGAGAGATCTATCGATCTATCCCTCAGCTCAGGAGACAAGGACGACGCTATCGAGAGGATGGTCGATCTCGTCGATGCTAGTGGCGCCTTGCTTGACCGCGACGTGCTTATCAAAGCGGTCCGCGCCCGTGAGGAGGCAGGCACCACAGGACTCGGCGACGGCATCGCTATCCCGCACGGTAAGTGCGACGGTGTCGACCGCCCGGCACTGGCTTTTGCCCGTAGTGACGAGGGTGTGAGGTGGGGAGCCCCGGACGGTTCTTTGGCCAGCCTGGTCTTCCTCATCGCTGTTCCCGAGGCTGCCGCTGGTAATGAACACTTGCGGATTCTCGCTTCGTTGGCGCGTTCCCTAGTCAAGGCTGATTTCCGTAACCAGCTCCTGGCCGCCTCTACTCCTCAGGAGGTTCGCGAGGTGCTGGCTGGCATCAGCGCCTGA
- a CDS encoding rhodanese-like domain-containing protein, translating into MGLRDLLMNHGMAEGGLDLPDVLNALAKGAVLVDVRTAREYEAGHAPGARLVSPKELLADPFTAVYGDDPLAEPNPHFILVCDTGFRSGHLVAPVREKGYNCDFLASGLHAWRAGGEILIPGPPRGR; encoded by the coding sequence ATGGGATTGCGTGACCTGCTGATGAATCATGGGATGGCCGAGGGCGGCCTTGATCTCCCGGACGTCCTGAACGCTCTCGCTAAGGGTGCGGTACTCGTTGATGTGCGGACAGCTCGTGAGTATGAAGCCGGGCATGCGCCCGGGGCCCGGCTCGTTAGTCCTAAGGAGTTGCTCGCTGACCCCTTCACCGCTGTGTATGGCGATGACCCGCTGGCTGAACCCAACCCCCATTTCATCCTGGTGTGTGACACGGGGTTTCGGTCCGGTCATCTGGTAGCTCCGGTGCGGGAAAAGGGCTACAACTGCGACTTTCTCGCCTCTGGGCTGCATGCTTGGCGCGCGGGTGGGGAGATTCTTATTCCTGGTCCGCCACGAGGTCGCTGA